One Homo sapiens chromosome 3, GRCh38.p14 Primary Assembly genomic window carries:
- the SLC6A20 gene encoding sodium- and chloride-dependent transporter XTRP3 isoform 6 (isoform 6 is encoded by transcript variant 6), with protein MEKARPLWANSLQFVFACISYAVGLGNVWRFPYLCQMYGGGSFLVPYIIMLIVEGMPLLYLELAVGQRMRQGSIGAWRTISPYLSGVGVASVVVSFFLSMYYNVINAWAFWYLFHSFQDPLPWSVCPLNGNHTGYDEECEKASSTQYFWYRKTLNISPSLQENGGVQWEPALCLLLAWLVVYLCILRGTESTGKIEQLANPKAWINAATQIFFSLGLGFGSLIAFASYNEPSNNCQKHAIIVSLINSFTSIFASIVTFSIYGFKATFNYENCLKKVSLLLTNTFDLEDGFLTASNLEQVKGYLASAYPSKYSEMFPQIKNCSLESELDTAVQGTGLAFIVYTEAIKNMEVSQLWSVLYFFMLLMLGIGSMLGNTAAILTPLTDSKIISSHLPKEAISGLVCLVNCAIGMVFTMEAGNYWFDIFNDYAATLSLLLIVLVETIAVCYVYGLRRFESDLKAMTGRAVSWYWKVMWAGVSPLLIVSLFVFYLSDYILTGTLKYQAWDASQDDKL; from the exons ATGGAGAAAGCGCGGCCGCTGTGGGCCAACTCGCTACAGTTCGTGTTCGCCTGCATCTCGTACGCCGTGGGCCTGGGCAACGTGTGGCGATTCCCGTACCTGTGCCAGATGTACGGCGGAG GTAGTTTCCTGGTCCCCTACATCATCATGCTTATCGTGGAGGGAATGCCGCTCTTGTACCTGGAACTGGCTGTGGGGCAGCGCATGCGGCAGGGCAGCATCGGCGCCTGGAGGACCATCAGCCCGTACCTCAGTGGTGTCG GGGTCGCCAGCGTGGtggtctctttcttcctctccatgtACTACAACGTCATCAACGCCTGGGCCTTCTGGTACCTCTTCCACTCCTTCCAG GATCCCCTGCCGTGGTCTGTCTGCCCACTGAATGGTAACCACACGGGCTACGATGAGGAGTGTGAGAAGGCGTCCTCCACACAGTACTTCTGGTACAGGAAAACCCTCAATATCTCGCCGTCCCTCCAGGAGAACGGGGGTGTGCAGTGGGAGCCGGCGCTGTGCCTCCTCCTGGCCTGGCTGGTGGTGTACCTGTGCATCCTGCGTGGCACCGAGTCCACTGGCAAG ATAGAGCAGCTGGCCAACCCCAAGGCCTGGATCAATGCAGCCACCCAGATCTTCTTCTCACTTGGCCTGGGCTTCGGCAGCCTGATCGCCTTCGCCAGCTACAATGAGCCATCCAACAACTGCCAGAAGCACGCCATCATCGTGTCCCTCATCAACAGCTTCACCTCCATATTTGCCAGCATTGTCACCTTCTCCATCTATGGCTTCAAGGCCACCTTCAATTATGAAAACTGCTTGAAGAA GGTGAGTCTGCTGCTGACCAACACTTTTGACCTTGAAGATGGCTTTTTGACAGCCAGCAACCTGGAGCAGGTGAAGGGCTACCTCGCATCTGCCTACCCAAGCAAATACAGCGAGATGTTCCCGCAAATCAAAAACTGCAGCTTGGAATCGGAGCTAGACACG GCCGTCCAGGGCACTGGCCTGGCATTCATCGTCTACACAGAGGCCATTAAAAACATGGAGGTGTCCCAGCTGTGGTCGGTGCTCTACTTCTTCATGCTGCTGATGCTGGGCATTGGGAGCATGCTGGGGAACACAGCGGCCATCCTCACCCCTCTGACAGACAGCAAGATCATCTCCAGCCACCTGCCCAAGGAGGCCATCTCAG GTCTGGTGTGCCTTGTCAACTGTGCCATTGGCATGGTGTTCACGATGGAGGCTGGGAACTACTGGTTTGACATATTCAACGACTACGCGGCCACACTGTCCCTGCTGCTCATCGTGCTGGTGGAGACGATTGCCGTGTGCTACGTGTACGGGCTGAGGAG ATTTGAAAGTGACCTTAAGGCCATGACCGGCCGAGCTGTGAGCTGGTACTGGAAGGTGATGTGGGCTGGCGTAAGCCCACTGCTGATTGTCAGCCTCTTTGTCTTCTACCTGAGCGACTACATCCTCACGGGGACCCTGAAGTATCAAGCCTGGGACGCCTCCCAG GATGACAAGTTATAA
- the SLC6A20 gene encoding sodium- and chloride-dependent transporter XTRP3 isoform 4 (isoform 4 is encoded by transcript variant 4) gives MEKARPLWANSLQFVFACISYAVGLGNVWRFPYLCQMYGGGSFLVPYIIMLIVEGMPLLYLELAVGQRMRQGSIGAWRTISPYLSGVGVASVVVSFFLSMYYNVINAWAFWYLFHSFQDPLPWSVCPLNGNHTGYDEECEKASSTQYFWYRKTLNISPSLQENGGVQWEPALCLLLAWLVVYLCILRGTESTGKVVYFTASLPYCVLIIYLIRGLTLHGATNGLMYMFTPKIEQLANPKAWINAATQIFFSLGLGFGSLIAFASYNEPSNNCQKHAIIVSLINSFTSIFASIVTFSIYGFKATFNYENCLKKVSLLLTNTFDLEDGFLTASNLEQVKGYLASAYPSKYSEMFPQIKNCSLESELDTAVQGTGLAFIVYTEAIKNMEVSQLWSVLYFFMLLMLGIGSMLGNTAAILTPLTDSKIISSHLPKEAISGLVCLVNCAIGMVFTMEAGNYWFDIFNDYAATLSLLLIVLVETIAVCYVYGLRRFESDLKAMTGRAVSWYWKVMWAGVSPLLIVSLFVFYLSDYILTGTLKYQAWDASQDDKL, from the exons ATGGAGAAAGCGCGGCCGCTGTGGGCCAACTCGCTACAGTTCGTGTTCGCCTGCATCTCGTACGCCGTGGGCCTGGGCAACGTGTGGCGATTCCCGTACCTGTGCCAGATGTACGGCGGAG GTAGTTTCCTGGTCCCCTACATCATCATGCTTATCGTGGAGGGAATGCCGCTCTTGTACCTGGAACTGGCTGTGGGGCAGCGCATGCGGCAGGGCAGCATCGGCGCCTGGAGGACCATCAGCCCGTACCTCAGTGGTGTCG GGGTCGCCAGCGTGGtggtctctttcttcctctccatgtACTACAACGTCATCAACGCCTGGGCCTTCTGGTACCTCTTCCACTCCTTCCAG GATCCCCTGCCGTGGTCTGTCTGCCCACTGAATGGTAACCACACGGGCTACGATGAGGAGTGTGAGAAGGCGTCCTCCACACAGTACTTCTGGTACAGGAAAACCCTCAATATCTCGCCGTCCCTCCAGGAGAACGGGGGTGTGCAGTGGGAGCCGGCGCTGTGCCTCCTCCTGGCCTGGCTGGTGGTGTACCTGTGCATCCTGCGTGGCACCGAGTCCACTGGCAAG GTGGTGTATTTCACGGCGTCACTGCCCTATTGCGTGCTCATCATCTACCTCATCAGGGGCCTCACGCTCCACGGAGCCACCAATGGCCTCATGTACATGTTCACTCCCAAG ATAGAGCAGCTGGCCAACCCCAAGGCCTGGATCAATGCAGCCACCCAGATCTTCTTCTCACTTGGCCTGGGCTTCGGCAGCCTGATCGCCTTCGCCAGCTACAATGAGCCATCCAACAACTGCCAGAAGCACGCCATCATCGTGTCCCTCATCAACAGCTTCACCTCCATATTTGCCAGCATTGTCACCTTCTCCATCTATGGCTTCAAGGCCACCTTCAATTATGAAAACTGCTTGAAGAA GGTGAGTCTGCTGCTGACCAACACTTTTGACCTTGAAGATGGCTTTTTGACAGCCAGCAACCTGGAGCAGGTGAAGGGCTACCTCGCATCTGCCTACCCAAGCAAATACAGCGAGATGTTCCCGCAAATCAAAAACTGCAGCTTGGAATCGGAGCTAGACACG GCCGTCCAGGGCACTGGCCTGGCATTCATCGTCTACACAGAGGCCATTAAAAACATGGAGGTGTCCCAGCTGTGGTCGGTGCTCTACTTCTTCATGCTGCTGATGCTGGGCATTGGGAGCATGCTGGGGAACACAGCGGCCATCCTCACCCCTCTGACAGACAGCAAGATCATCTCCAGCCACCTGCCCAAGGAGGCCATCTCAG GTCTGGTGTGCCTTGTCAACTGTGCCATTGGCATGGTGTTCACGATGGAGGCTGGGAACTACTGGTTTGACATATTCAACGACTACGCGGCCACACTGTCCCTGCTGCTCATCGTGCTGGTGGAGACGATTGCCGTGTGCTACGTGTACGGGCTGAGGAG ATTTGAAAGTGACCTTAAGGCCATGACCGGCCGAGCTGTGAGCTGGTACTGGAAGGTGATGTGGGCTGGCGTAAGCCCACTGCTGATTGTCAGCCTCTTTGTCTTCTACCTGAGCGACTACATCCTCACGGGGACCCTGAAGTATCAAGCCTGGGACGCCTCCCAG GATGACAAGTTATAA
- the SLC6A20 gene encoding sodium- and chloride-dependent transporter XTRP3 isoform 5 (isoform 5 is encoded by transcript variant 5), with protein sequence MEKARPLWANSLQFVFACISYAVGLGNVWRFPYLCQMYGGGVASVVVSFFLSMYYNVINAWAFWYLFHSFQDPLPWSVCPLNGNHTGYDEECEKASSTQYFWYRKTLNISPSLQENGGVQWEPALCLLLAWLVVYLCILRGTESTGKVVYFTASLPYCVLIIYLIRGLTLHGATNGLMYMFTPKIEQLANPKAWINAATQIFFSLGLGFGSLIAFASYNEPSNNCQKHAIIVSLINSFTSIFASIVTFSIYGFKATFNYENCLKKVSLLLTNTFDLEDGFLTASNLEQVKGYLASAYPSKYSEMFPQIKNCSLESELDTAVQGTGLAFIVYTEAIKNMEVSQLWSVLYFFMLLMLGIGSMLGNTAAILTPLTDSKIISSHLPKEAISGLVCLVNCAIGMVFTMEAGNYWFDIFNDYAATLSLLLIVLVETIAVCYVYGLRRFESDLKAMTGRAVSWYWKVMWAGVSPLLIVSLFVFYLSDYILTGTLKYQAWDASQGQLVTKDYPAYALAVIGLLVASSTMCIPLAALGTFVQRRLKRGDADPVA encoded by the exons ATGGAGAAAGCGCGGCCGCTGTGGGCCAACTCGCTACAGTTCGTGTTCGCCTGCATCTCGTACGCCGTGGGCCTGGGCAACGTGTGGCGATTCCCGTACCTGTGCCAGATGTACGGCGGAG GGGTCGCCAGCGTGGtggtctctttcttcctctccatgtACTACAACGTCATCAACGCCTGGGCCTTCTGGTACCTCTTCCACTCCTTCCAG GATCCCCTGCCGTGGTCTGTCTGCCCACTGAATGGTAACCACACGGGCTACGATGAGGAGTGTGAGAAGGCGTCCTCCACACAGTACTTCTGGTACAGGAAAACCCTCAATATCTCGCCGTCCCTCCAGGAGAACGGGGGTGTGCAGTGGGAGCCGGCGCTGTGCCTCCTCCTGGCCTGGCTGGTGGTGTACCTGTGCATCCTGCGTGGCACCGAGTCCACTGGCAAG GTGGTGTATTTCACGGCGTCACTGCCCTATTGCGTGCTCATCATCTACCTCATCAGGGGCCTCACGCTCCACGGAGCCACCAATGGCCTCATGTACATGTTCACTCCCAAG ATAGAGCAGCTGGCCAACCCCAAGGCCTGGATCAATGCAGCCACCCAGATCTTCTTCTCACTTGGCCTGGGCTTCGGCAGCCTGATCGCCTTCGCCAGCTACAATGAGCCATCCAACAACTGCCAGAAGCACGCCATCATCGTGTCCCTCATCAACAGCTTCACCTCCATATTTGCCAGCATTGTCACCTTCTCCATCTATGGCTTCAAGGCCACCTTCAATTATGAAAACTGCTTGAAGAA GGTGAGTCTGCTGCTGACCAACACTTTTGACCTTGAAGATGGCTTTTTGACAGCCAGCAACCTGGAGCAGGTGAAGGGCTACCTCGCATCTGCCTACCCAAGCAAATACAGCGAGATGTTCCCGCAAATCAAAAACTGCAGCTTGGAATCGGAGCTAGACACG GCCGTCCAGGGCACTGGCCTGGCATTCATCGTCTACACAGAGGCCATTAAAAACATGGAGGTGTCCCAGCTGTGGTCGGTGCTCTACTTCTTCATGCTGCTGATGCTGGGCATTGGGAGCATGCTGGGGAACACAGCGGCCATCCTCACCCCTCTGACAGACAGCAAGATCATCTCCAGCCACCTGCCCAAGGAGGCCATCTCAG GTCTGGTGTGCCTTGTCAACTGTGCCATTGGCATGGTGTTCACGATGGAGGCTGGGAACTACTGGTTTGACATATTCAACGACTACGCGGCCACACTGTCCCTGCTGCTCATCGTGCTGGTGGAGACGATTGCCGTGTGCTACGTGTACGGGCTGAGGAG ATTTGAAAGTGACCTTAAGGCCATGACCGGCCGAGCTGTGAGCTGGTACTGGAAGGTGATGTGGGCTGGCGTAAGCCCACTGCTGATTGTCAGCCTCTTTGTCTTCTACCTGAGCGACTACATCCTCACGGGGACCCTGAAGTATCAAGCCTGGGACGCCTCCCAG GGCCAGCTCGTGACCAAAGATTACCCGGCCTATGCACTGGCTGTCATCGGGCTGCTTGTGGCCTCCTCCACCATGTGCATCCCCCTGGCGGCCCTGGGGACTTTTGTTCAGCGTCGCCTCAAGAGGGGAGACGCAGACCCCGTGGCCTGA
- the SLC6A20 gene encoding sodium- and chloride-dependent transporter XTRP3 isoform 2 (isoform 2 is encoded by transcript variant 2), producing the protein MEKARPLWANSLQFVFACISYAVGLGNVWRFPYLCQMYGGGSFLVPYIIMLIVEGMPLLYLELAVGQRMRQGSIGAWRTISPYLSGVGVASVVVSFFLSMYYNVINAWAFWYLFHSFQDPLPWSVCPLNGNHTGYDEECEKASSTQYFWYRKTLNISPSLQENGGVQWEPALCLLLAWLVVYLCILRGTESTGKIEQLANPKAWINAATQIFFSLGLGFGSLIAFASYNEPSNNCQKHAIIVSLINSFTSIFASIVTFSIYGFKATFNYENCLKKVSLLLTNTFDLEDGFLTASNLEQVKGYLASAYPSKYSEMFPQIKNCSLESELDTAVQGTGLAFIVYTEAIKNMEVSQLWSVLYFFMLLMLGIGSMLGNTAAILTPLTDSKIISSHLPKEAISGLVCLVNCAIGMVFTMEAGNYWFDIFNDYAATLSLLLIVLVETIAVCYVYGLRRFESDLKAMTGRAVSWYWKVMWAGVSPLLIVSLFVFYLSDYILTGTLKYQAWDASQGQLVTKDYPAYALAVIGLLVASSTMCIPLAALGTFVQRRLKRGDADPVA; encoded by the exons ATGGAGAAAGCGCGGCCGCTGTGGGCCAACTCGCTACAGTTCGTGTTCGCCTGCATCTCGTACGCCGTGGGCCTGGGCAACGTGTGGCGATTCCCGTACCTGTGCCAGATGTACGGCGGAG GTAGTTTCCTGGTCCCCTACATCATCATGCTTATCGTGGAGGGAATGCCGCTCTTGTACCTGGAACTGGCTGTGGGGCAGCGCATGCGGCAGGGCAGCATCGGCGCCTGGAGGACCATCAGCCCGTACCTCAGTGGTGTCG GGGTCGCCAGCGTGGtggtctctttcttcctctccatgtACTACAACGTCATCAACGCCTGGGCCTTCTGGTACCTCTTCCACTCCTTCCAG GATCCCCTGCCGTGGTCTGTCTGCCCACTGAATGGTAACCACACGGGCTACGATGAGGAGTGTGAGAAGGCGTCCTCCACACAGTACTTCTGGTACAGGAAAACCCTCAATATCTCGCCGTCCCTCCAGGAGAACGGGGGTGTGCAGTGGGAGCCGGCGCTGTGCCTCCTCCTGGCCTGGCTGGTGGTGTACCTGTGCATCCTGCGTGGCACCGAGTCCACTGGCAAG ATAGAGCAGCTGGCCAACCCCAAGGCCTGGATCAATGCAGCCACCCAGATCTTCTTCTCACTTGGCCTGGGCTTCGGCAGCCTGATCGCCTTCGCCAGCTACAATGAGCCATCCAACAACTGCCAGAAGCACGCCATCATCGTGTCCCTCATCAACAGCTTCACCTCCATATTTGCCAGCATTGTCACCTTCTCCATCTATGGCTTCAAGGCCACCTTCAATTATGAAAACTGCTTGAAGAA GGTGAGTCTGCTGCTGACCAACACTTTTGACCTTGAAGATGGCTTTTTGACAGCCAGCAACCTGGAGCAGGTGAAGGGCTACCTCGCATCTGCCTACCCAAGCAAATACAGCGAGATGTTCCCGCAAATCAAAAACTGCAGCTTGGAATCGGAGCTAGACACG GCCGTCCAGGGCACTGGCCTGGCATTCATCGTCTACACAGAGGCCATTAAAAACATGGAGGTGTCCCAGCTGTGGTCGGTGCTCTACTTCTTCATGCTGCTGATGCTGGGCATTGGGAGCATGCTGGGGAACACAGCGGCCATCCTCACCCCTCTGACAGACAGCAAGATCATCTCCAGCCACCTGCCCAAGGAGGCCATCTCAG GTCTGGTGTGCCTTGTCAACTGTGCCATTGGCATGGTGTTCACGATGGAGGCTGGGAACTACTGGTTTGACATATTCAACGACTACGCGGCCACACTGTCCCTGCTGCTCATCGTGCTGGTGGAGACGATTGCCGTGTGCTACGTGTACGGGCTGAGGAG ATTTGAAAGTGACCTTAAGGCCATGACCGGCCGAGCTGTGAGCTGGTACTGGAAGGTGATGTGGGCTGGCGTAAGCCCACTGCTGATTGTCAGCCTCTTTGTCTTCTACCTGAGCGACTACATCCTCACGGGGACCCTGAAGTATCAAGCCTGGGACGCCTCCCAG GGCCAGCTCGTGACCAAAGATTACCCGGCCTATGCACTGGCTGTCATCGGGCTGCTTGTGGCCTCCTCCACCATGTGCATCCCCCTGGCGGCCCTGGGGACTTTTGTTCAGCGTCGCCTCAAGAGGGGAGACGCAGACCCCGTGGCCTGA
- the SLC6A20 gene encoding sodium- and chloride-dependent transporter XTRP3 isoform 1 (isoform 1 is encoded by transcript variant 1): MEKARPLWANSLQFVFACISYAVGLGNVWRFPYLCQMYGGGSFLVPYIIMLIVEGMPLLYLELAVGQRMRQGSIGAWRTISPYLSGVGVASVVVSFFLSMYYNVINAWAFWYLFHSFQDPLPWSVCPLNGNHTGYDEECEKASSTQYFWYRKTLNISPSLQENGGVQWEPALCLLLAWLVVYLCILRGTESTGKVVYFTASLPYCVLIIYLIRGLTLHGATNGLMYMFTPKIEQLANPKAWINAATQIFFSLGLGFGSLIAFASYNEPSNNCQKHAIIVSLINSFTSIFASIVTFSIYGFKATFNYENCLKKVSLLLTNTFDLEDGFLTASNLEQVKGYLASAYPSKYSEMFPQIKNCSLESELDTAVQGTGLAFIVYTEAIKNMEVSQLWSVLYFFMLLMLGIGSMLGNTAAILTPLTDSKIISSHLPKEAISGLVCLVNCAIGMVFTMEAGNYWFDIFNDYAATLSLLLIVLVETIAVCYVYGLRRFESDLKAMTGRAVSWYWKVMWAGVSPLLIVSLFVFYLSDYILTGTLKYQAWDASQGQLVTKDYPAYALAVIGLLVASSTMCIPLAALGTFVQRRLKRGDADPVA; this comes from the exons ATGGAGAAAGCGCGGCCGCTGTGGGCCAACTCGCTACAGTTCGTGTTCGCCTGCATCTCGTACGCCGTGGGCCTGGGCAACGTGTGGCGATTCCCGTACCTGTGCCAGATGTACGGCGGAG GTAGTTTCCTGGTCCCCTACATCATCATGCTTATCGTGGAGGGAATGCCGCTCTTGTACCTGGAACTGGCTGTGGGGCAGCGCATGCGGCAGGGCAGCATCGGCGCCTGGAGGACCATCAGCCCGTACCTCAGTGGTGTCG GGGTCGCCAGCGTGGtggtctctttcttcctctccatgtACTACAACGTCATCAACGCCTGGGCCTTCTGGTACCTCTTCCACTCCTTCCAG GATCCCCTGCCGTGGTCTGTCTGCCCACTGAATGGTAACCACACGGGCTACGATGAGGAGTGTGAGAAGGCGTCCTCCACACAGTACTTCTGGTACAGGAAAACCCTCAATATCTCGCCGTCCCTCCAGGAGAACGGGGGTGTGCAGTGGGAGCCGGCGCTGTGCCTCCTCCTGGCCTGGCTGGTGGTGTACCTGTGCATCCTGCGTGGCACCGAGTCCACTGGCAAG GTGGTGTATTTCACGGCGTCACTGCCCTATTGCGTGCTCATCATCTACCTCATCAGGGGCCTCACGCTCCACGGAGCCACCAATGGCCTCATGTACATGTTCACTCCCAAG ATAGAGCAGCTGGCCAACCCCAAGGCCTGGATCAATGCAGCCACCCAGATCTTCTTCTCACTTGGCCTGGGCTTCGGCAGCCTGATCGCCTTCGCCAGCTACAATGAGCCATCCAACAACTGCCAGAAGCACGCCATCATCGTGTCCCTCATCAACAGCTTCACCTCCATATTTGCCAGCATTGTCACCTTCTCCATCTATGGCTTCAAGGCCACCTTCAATTATGAAAACTGCTTGAAGAA GGTGAGTCTGCTGCTGACCAACACTTTTGACCTTGAAGATGGCTTTTTGACAGCCAGCAACCTGGAGCAGGTGAAGGGCTACCTCGCATCTGCCTACCCAAGCAAATACAGCGAGATGTTCCCGCAAATCAAAAACTGCAGCTTGGAATCGGAGCTAGACACG GCCGTCCAGGGCACTGGCCTGGCATTCATCGTCTACACAGAGGCCATTAAAAACATGGAGGTGTCCCAGCTGTGGTCGGTGCTCTACTTCTTCATGCTGCTGATGCTGGGCATTGGGAGCATGCTGGGGAACACAGCGGCCATCCTCACCCCTCTGACAGACAGCAAGATCATCTCCAGCCACCTGCCCAAGGAGGCCATCTCAG GTCTGGTGTGCCTTGTCAACTGTGCCATTGGCATGGTGTTCACGATGGAGGCTGGGAACTACTGGTTTGACATATTCAACGACTACGCGGCCACACTGTCCCTGCTGCTCATCGTGCTGGTGGAGACGATTGCCGTGTGCTACGTGTACGGGCTGAGGAG ATTTGAAAGTGACCTTAAGGCCATGACCGGCCGAGCTGTGAGCTGGTACTGGAAGGTGATGTGGGCTGGCGTAAGCCCACTGCTGATTGTCAGCCTCTTTGTCTTCTACCTGAGCGACTACATCCTCACGGGGACCCTGAAGTATCAAGCCTGGGACGCCTCCCAG GGCCAGCTCGTGACCAAAGATTACCCGGCCTATGCACTGGCTGTCATCGGGCTGCTTGTGGCCTCCTCCACCATGTGCATCCCCCTGGCGGCCCTGGGGACTTTTGTTCAGCGTCGCCTCAAGAGGGGAGACGCAGACCCCGTGGCCTGA
- the SLC6A20 gene encoding sodium- and chloride-dependent transporter XTRP3 isoform 3 (isoform 3 is encoded by transcript variant 3) — MEKARPLWANSLQFVFACISYAVGLGNVWRFPYLCQMYGGGSFLVPYIIMLIVEGMPLLYLELAVGQRMRQGSIGAWRTISPYLSGVGVASVVVSFFLSMYYNVINAWAFWYLFHSFQDPLPWSVCPLNGNHTGYDEECEKASSTQYFWYRKTLNISPSLQENGGVQWEPALCLLLAWLVVYLCILRGTESTGKVVYFTASLPYCVLIIYLIRGLTLHGATNGLMYMFTPKGSSALSLLAFQIEQLANPKAWINAATQIFFSLGLGFGSLIAFASYNEPSNNCQKHAIIVSLINSFTSIFASIVTFSIYGFKATFNYENCLKKVSLLLTNTFDLEDGFLTASNLEQVKGYLASAYPSKYSEMFPQIKNCSLESELDTAVQGTGLAFIVYTEAIKNMEVSQLWSVLYFFMLLMLGIGSMLGNTAAILTPLTDSKIISSHLPKEAISGLVCLVNCAIGMVFTMEAGNYWFDIFNDYAATLSLLLIVLVETIAVCYVYGLRRFESDLKAMTGRAVSWYWKVMWAGVSPLLIVSLFVFYLSDYILTGTLKYQAWDASQGQLVTKDYPAYALAVIGLLVASSTMCIPLAALGTFVQRRLKRGDADPVA, encoded by the exons ATGGAGAAAGCGCGGCCGCTGTGGGCCAACTCGCTACAGTTCGTGTTCGCCTGCATCTCGTACGCCGTGGGCCTGGGCAACGTGTGGCGATTCCCGTACCTGTGCCAGATGTACGGCGGAG GTAGTTTCCTGGTCCCCTACATCATCATGCTTATCGTGGAGGGAATGCCGCTCTTGTACCTGGAACTGGCTGTGGGGCAGCGCATGCGGCAGGGCAGCATCGGCGCCTGGAGGACCATCAGCCCGTACCTCAGTGGTGTCG GGGTCGCCAGCGTGGtggtctctttcttcctctccatgtACTACAACGTCATCAACGCCTGGGCCTTCTGGTACCTCTTCCACTCCTTCCAG GATCCCCTGCCGTGGTCTGTCTGCCCACTGAATGGTAACCACACGGGCTACGATGAGGAGTGTGAGAAGGCGTCCTCCACACAGTACTTCTGGTACAGGAAAACCCTCAATATCTCGCCGTCCCTCCAGGAGAACGGGGGTGTGCAGTGGGAGCCGGCGCTGTGCCTCCTCCTGGCCTGGCTGGTGGTGTACCTGTGCATCCTGCGTGGCACCGAGTCCACTGGCAAG GTGGTGTATTTCACGGCGTCACTGCCCTATTGCGTGCTCATCATCTACCTCATCAGGGGCCTCACGCTCCACGGAGCCACCAATGGCCTCATGTACATGTTCACTCCCAAG GGATCATCAGCCCTGTCCCTGCTGGCCTTCCAGATAGAGCAGCTGGCCAACCCCAAGGCCTGGATCAATGCAGCCACCCAGATCTTCTTCTCACTTGGCCTGGGCTTCGGCAGCCTGATCGCCTTCGCCAGCTACAATGAGCCATCCAACAACTGCCAGAAGCACGCCATCATCGTGTCCCTCATCAACAGCTTCACCTCCATATTTGCCAGCATTGTCACCTTCTCCATCTATGGCTTCAAGGCCACCTTCAATTATGAAAACTGCTTGAAGAA GGTGAGTCTGCTGCTGACCAACACTTTTGACCTTGAAGATGGCTTTTTGACAGCCAGCAACCTGGAGCAGGTGAAGGGCTACCTCGCATCTGCCTACCCAAGCAAATACAGCGAGATGTTCCCGCAAATCAAAAACTGCAGCTTGGAATCGGAGCTAGACACG GCCGTCCAGGGCACTGGCCTGGCATTCATCGTCTACACAGAGGCCATTAAAAACATGGAGGTGTCCCAGCTGTGGTCGGTGCTCTACTTCTTCATGCTGCTGATGCTGGGCATTGGGAGCATGCTGGGGAACACAGCGGCCATCCTCACCCCTCTGACAGACAGCAAGATCATCTCCAGCCACCTGCCCAAGGAGGCCATCTCAG GTCTGGTGTGCCTTGTCAACTGTGCCATTGGCATGGTGTTCACGATGGAGGCTGGGAACTACTGGTTTGACATATTCAACGACTACGCGGCCACACTGTCCCTGCTGCTCATCGTGCTGGTGGAGACGATTGCCGTGTGCTACGTGTACGGGCTGAGGAG ATTTGAAAGTGACCTTAAGGCCATGACCGGCCGAGCTGTGAGCTGGTACTGGAAGGTGATGTGGGCTGGCGTAAGCCCACTGCTGATTGTCAGCCTCTTTGTCTTCTACCTGAGCGACTACATCCTCACGGGGACCCTGAAGTATCAAGCCTGGGACGCCTCCCAG GGCCAGCTCGTGACCAAAGATTACCCGGCCTATGCACTGGCTGTCATCGGGCTGCTTGTGGCCTCCTCCACCATGTGCATCCCCCTGGCGGCCCTGGGGACTTTTGTTCAGCGTCGCCTCAAGAGGGGAGACGCAGACCCCGTGGCCTGA